Proteins from a genomic interval of Niabella soli DSM 19437:
- a CDS encoding FAD-dependent oxidoreductase: MKRKHFIRSLGAGAGALVSFGSGASGTAASKSLTAPVGGEIRSDLVIIGGGMGGCAAALAALRNGCSVTMTEETDWIGGQLTQQGVSCPDENPWIELFGATRSYLDLRVQIRSFYTRFYPLSAQAKAALFFNPGNGSVSKLCHEPRVALMVLNSLLLPYVQAGKLTILLQTKAVAADPGADKVHFVKCRNRQTGKECVLKGTYFVDATELGDLLPLAGVEYVTGAESKKQTKELHAAEVANPKNNQAFTSCFVLEYREGEDHRIRKPDNYNFWRDFVPPLTPAWSGQLLSLYYSTPSTLKPKKLGFDPTGKATAGALNLWNYRRIIDHNNFSEGLYKGNLSLINWPQNDYFLGNIIDVDAAVFNRHVAKAKELSLSLLYWLQTAVERPDGGQGWPGLLLRPDMLGTADGLAQYPYIRESRRIKPVFRILEEHVGKENRKLVASGPAAEKAAPFSDSVGIGYYHIDLHPGTGGNNYIDFDSLPFQIPLGALLPQRVRNLLPANKNIGTTHITNGCYREHPVEWGIGEAAGMAVAFSLQKKTEPHAIRENKKLLAEFQELLQAQGMALQWPAELYK, encoded by the coding sequence ATGAAGAGAAAGCATTTTATAAGATCGTTAGGCGCAGGGGCCGGAGCATTGGTGAGTTTCGGAAGTGGGGCTTCAGGTACTGCTGCTTCAAAATCGTTAACGGCTCCTGTGGGCGGAGAAATAAGATCAGACCTGGTGATCATTGGCGGCGGAATGGGGGGCTGCGCCGCTGCGCTGGCGGCATTGAGGAACGGATGCTCGGTTACCATGACGGAGGAAACAGACTGGATTGGCGGGCAATTGACGCAACAGGGCGTGAGCTGCCCGGATGAAAACCCCTGGATTGAATTATTTGGCGCCACCCGGTCGTACCTGGATCTGCGGGTGCAGATCCGCTCATTTTATACCCGTTTTTATCCGTTAAGCGCACAGGCAAAAGCAGCTCTGTTTTTTAATCCGGGCAATGGCTCGGTTTCAAAATTGTGTCATGAGCCGCGTGTGGCGCTGATGGTGCTGAACAGTCTCTTATTACCCTATGTGCAGGCAGGAAAGCTTACGATCCTGTTACAAACTAAAGCAGTGGCGGCGGACCCTGGCGCCGATAAGGTGCATTTTGTAAAATGCAGGAACCGGCAAACGGGCAAAGAGTGCGTGCTGAAGGGAACCTACTTTGTGGATGCAACAGAGTTGGGCGATTTACTGCCATTGGCCGGTGTTGAATATGTTACCGGCGCTGAATCGAAAAAACAAACAAAAGAGCTACATGCGGCCGAGGTTGCCAATCCCAAAAATAACCAGGCGTTCACCAGCTGTTTTGTGCTGGAGTACCGGGAGGGGGAGGATCACCGTATCCGCAAACCGGATAACTACAACTTCTGGAGGGATTTTGTTCCGCCGTTAACCCCCGCCTGGTCGGGGCAGTTGTTATCGCTCTATTATTCCACCCCGTCCACGTTAAAACCCAAAAAGCTGGGTTTTGATCCAACCGGTAAAGCAACGGCTGGTGCATTAAATCTCTGGAACTACCGGCGCATTATTGATCATAACAATTTCAGTGAAGGACTTTATAAAGGCAACCTGAGCCTGATCAACTGGCCCCAGAATGATTATTTTTTGGGAAATATTATTGATGTGGATGCTGCGGTATTTAACCGGCATGTTGCAAAAGCAAAAGAGCTTAGTCTATCCCTGCTTTACTGGCTGCAAACAGCCGTAGAGCGGCCTGATGGCGGGCAGGGTTGGCCGGGACTGCTGCTGCGTCCCGATATGCTGGGCACGGCGGATGGATTGGCGCAATACCCTTATATACGCGAGTCGCGCAGGATCAAACCTGTATTCAGAATACTGGAAGAACATGTAGGAAAGGAGAACCGGAAGCTGGTTGCTTCGGGACCAGCAGCGGAGAAAGCGGCTCCTTTTTCCGATAGCGTGGGTATTGGCTATTATCATATTGATCTGCATCCCGGTACCGGCGGTAATAATTACATCGACTTTGATTCCCTGCCGTTCCAGATTCCTTTGGGGGCGCTGTTACCGCAGCGGGTCCGGAATTTGTTACCGGCCAATAAAAATATAGGCACCACGCATATTACCAATGGCTGTTACCGTGAGCATCCGGTGGAGTGGGGTATTGGTGAGGCCGCTGGCATGGCGGTTGCTTTTTCACTTCAAAAAAAGACAGAGCCACATGCCATTCGTGAAAATAAAAAATTGCTGGCGGAATTTCAGGAACTCCTTCAGGCGCAGGGTATGGCGCTGCAATGGCCTGCGGAGCTATATAAATAA
- a CDS encoding FAD-dependent oxidoreductase, which translates to MQRRKFIQSLAIGSGAVVSGSIPGLKVSGKSRGERTADVIIYGGTAAAVTAAVKAKQLGKTVLIVCPEMHLGGMTSGGLGFTDTGNKSVIGGLAREFYHRVWLHYEDPRSWRWQKKEAYGNKGQGTPAIDGANRTMWIFEPHAAEQIFEAFIKEHHITVYRDEWLDRSAGVQRKDNQIVSINTLKGNRYAGKMFIDATYEGDLMAAAGVSFTVGREAAAAYGEKWAGVLTGVFHHGHYFKSLVDPYKIPGKPSSGLLAGISGEPPGAYNAGDKKVQAYCYRMCFSSHPENRVAFPKPPGYDPAQYELLIRVFNSGWRELFHKFDPIPNFKTDTNNHGPFSTDYIGMNYQYPEASYALRQQIINNHKRYQQGLFYFIATDPRIPREVQQEFNKWGLARDEFKDNGNWPSQLYIREARRMVSDFVMTEHEILGERGIPDAVGMGSYTLDSHNVQRYVTSEGFVQNEGDFGVSVPKPYHISYKSIVPKEKECRNLLVPVCLSSSHVAYGSIRMEPVFMILGESAATAAVMAIDHKVSVQKIDYAELKNNLQKQEQKIDS; encoded by the coding sequence ATGCAAAGAAGAAAATTCATCCAATCATTGGCAATAGGTAGTGGTGCCGTTGTTTCCGGAAGCATTCCCGGTTTAAAAGTGTCAGGTAAATCCAGGGGAGAACGGACGGCCGATGTCATTATCTATGGTGGTACGGCGGCCGCGGTTACGGCTGCGGTAAAAGCAAAACAGCTAGGAAAAACGGTGCTGATCGTATGCCCCGAAATGCATTTGGGAGGTATGACTTCCGGAGGGCTGGGGTTTACGGATACCGGGAACAAATCGGTGATTGGCGGGTTGGCGCGGGAGTTCTACCACCGGGTATGGTTGCACTATGAAGATCCCCGGTCCTGGCGATGGCAAAAAAAAGAGGCATACGGAAATAAAGGCCAGGGCACGCCTGCAATAGACGGTGCCAACAGAACCATGTGGATCTTTGAACCTCATGCTGCCGAACAGATTTTTGAAGCGTTTATTAAGGAGCATCATATCACGGTGTACCGGGATGAATGGCTTGATCGTTCTGCCGGAGTACAGCGGAAAGATAACCAGATCGTTTCTATCAATACATTGAAGGGAAACCGGTATGCCGGTAAAATGTTTATCGATGCCACTTATGAGGGGGATCTGATGGCGGCGGCCGGTGTCAGCTTTACCGTGGGGAGGGAAGCCGCTGCTGCTTACGGTGAAAAATGGGCGGGGGTGCTTACCGGTGTGTTTCATCACGGCCATTATTTTAAGTCACTGGTTGATCCGTATAAAATTCCCGGTAAGCCTTCAAGCGGGCTGCTGGCGGGCATTTCCGGCGAACCGCCCGGGGCCTATAATGCAGGCGATAAAAAGGTGCAGGCCTATTGTTACCGGATGTGTTTTTCATCGCACCCCGAAAACAGGGTTGCATTTCCGAAACCTCCAGGATATGATCCGGCACAATATGAACTGCTGATAAGGGTTTTTAACAGTGGCTGGCGCGAGTTGTTTCATAAATTTGATCCAATCCCCAATTTTAAAACGGATACCAACAATCACGGACCTTTTAGTACGGATTATATCGGGATGAATTATCAATATCCGGAAGCCTCCTATGCGCTGCGTCAACAAATTATCAACAATCATAAAAGGTATCAGCAAGGACTGTTTTATTTTATTGCCACAGACCCGCGTATACCCCGTGAGGTGCAGCAGGAATTTAATAAATGGGGATTGGCCAGGGATGAGTTTAAAGACAATGGCAACTGGCCATCTCAGTTGTATATAAGAGAGGCCCGGAGGATGGTGAGTGATTTTGTGATGACGGAGCATGAAATCCTTGGGGAGCGGGGCATTCCGGATGCTGTTGGGATGGGTTCCTATACCCTGGATTCTCATAACGTTCAGCGCTATGTAACCAGCGAAGGTTTTGTTCAGAATGAGGGCGATTTTGGAGTGTCTGTTCCAAAGCCTTATCATATTTCTTATAAATCGATCGTCCCGAAAGAAAAGGAATGCCGGAATTTACTGGTGCCGGTTTGTTTATCCAGTTCGCATGTGGCCTATGGCTCCATACGTATGGAACCGGTGTTTATGATCCTGGGAGAATCGGCTGCCACAGCTGCAGTTATGGCTATAGATCATAAAGTAAGCGTACAAAAAATAGATTATGCGGAATTAAAAAACAATCTGCAGAAACAGGAGCAAAAAATAGATTCGTAA
- a CDS encoding carbon starvation CstA family protein: MEFLNGVNALTLIFAGLLLFAIAYRFYGIFIAQKVLHINAKNTTPAYEFSNGKDYVPTNKNVLFGHHFAAIAAAGPLVGPVLAAQFGYLPGTLWILIGCVLAGGVHDMVVLFASVRHKGESLASIAGKEIGKTTGLIAGIAILFILILTLAGLSLACISAMYEAPWSLFTVISTLPIAVIMGLIMRYKKNSITMASILGGVLLIAAIVGGHRLMEFKEIGELFHWKMGTIVVAITIYGFLASVLPVWLLLVPRDYLSTYLKIGTIIMLTVGVVIIHPDLQMPALTKFIHGGGPIIGGPVLPFIFIVIACGAISGFHAVIATGTTPKMLGNEKEILFVGYGAMLVEGFVALMALIAACTLMPGDYFGINTPKELYQDFILQNPGLVTVDLNHIGAKIGVDLMGRTGGAVSLAVGMAHIFDKIPFMDDVMAYWYNFAIMFEAVFILTAIDAGTRVGRFFLQEMMGTVFPRFRDKDWLPGIIITSFIFTLSWGYLVYTGNISSIWPLFGISNQLLAACGLIVCTTMLIRLDRKKYALCAAIPGLFMAVITFWAGYEQIVSIYLPKGQYLLAVLALTAMLLMLIVFLNTFRRWRVLLSRQTLELDYYGDCVKEVIER; the protein is encoded by the coding sequence ATGGAATTTCTGAATGGAGTAAATGCGCTCACCTTAATTTTTGCGGGGTTGCTGCTGTTTGCGATAGCGTACCGGTTCTATGGTATTTTTATTGCGCAAAAAGTGCTGCACATCAATGCAAAAAATACCACACCCGCTTATGAGTTCTCCAATGGTAAAGACTATGTGCCAACAAACAAAAATGTACTTTTCGGACACCATTTTGCAGCCATTGCGGCGGCAGGGCCGCTGGTAGGGCCGGTGTTGGCAGCCCAGTTCGGATACCTGCCCGGAACGCTTTGGATCCTGATCGGCTGCGTGCTGGCGGGCGGGGTGCATGATATGGTGGTGCTTTTTGCTTCGGTGAGACATAAAGGCGAGAGCCTGGCCTCCATTGCAGGTAAAGAGATTGGCAAAACCACCGGCCTGATCGCAGGTATTGCCATTTTGTTTATCCTGATTCTGACATTAGCGGGTCTTTCCCTTGCCTGTATCAGCGCCATGTATGAGGCGCCCTGGTCTTTGTTTACGGTGATTTCCACATTGCCCATTGCCGTCATTATGGGGCTTATTATGCGGTATAAAAAAAACAGCATCACAATGGCCAGTATTTTGGGCGGGGTATTGCTGATTGCGGCAATCGTGGGCGGGCACCGACTGATGGAATTTAAAGAAATAGGAGAGCTGTTTCACTGGAAGATGGGAACGATTGTAGTAGCCATCACCATCTATGGGTTCCTGGCATCTGTGCTGCCGGTATGGCTGTTGCTGGTGCCGAGGGATTATTTATCAACCTATTTGAAAATAGGGACGATCATTATGCTCACCGTTGGGGTGGTGATCATTCATCCGGATCTGCAAATGCCGGCGCTCACGAAGTTTATACATGGCGGCGGACCTATTATAGGTGGTCCTGTATTGCCCTTTATATTTATTGTAATTGCCTGTGGAGCCATTTCGGGTTTTCATGCGGTGATTGCCACGGGAACCACACCAAAGATGCTGGGTAATGAAAAAGAGATCCTTTTTGTAGGATATGGGGCAATGCTGGTGGAGGGTTTTGTGGCACTGATGGCGCTGATAGCAGCATGTACCCTAATGCCCGGCGACTACTTTGGCATCAATACACCAAAGGAATTGTACCAGGATTTTATCCTGCAAAACCCAGGGCTTGTTACCGTAGACCTAAATCATATCGGTGCTAAAATAGGTGTAGACCTGATGGGAAGAACGGGCGGCGCGGTGTCGCTGGCGGTGGGAATGGCCCATATTTTTGACAAGATCCCATTTATGGATGATGTAATGGCCTATTGGTACAATTTCGCCATCATGTTTGAGGCGGTATTTATTTTAACGGCTATTGATGCGGGAACAAGAGTCGGCCGTTTTTTTCTGCAGGAGATGATGGGTACTGTTTTTCCAAGGTTCAGGGATAAAGACTGGCTGCCGGGGATCATCATCACCAGTTTTATTTTTACGCTGTCCTGGGGCTACCTGGTTTACACCGGGAACATCAGTTCGATCTGGCCGCTGTTTGGGATCAGCAACCAACTGCTGGCCGCCTGCGGACTGATTGTTTGTACTACTATGCTGATCCGTCTGGACCGGAAGAAGTATGCGTTGTGTGCGGCCATTCCGGGGCTCTTTATGGCGGTTATTACTTTCTGGGCGGGTTATGAACAGATTGTATCAATCTATTTGCCCAAGGGACAATATTTGCTGGCTGTTCTGGCACTTACTGCCATGCTGCTGATGCTGATTGTTTTTTTAAATACGTTCAGAAGATGGCGGGTGTTATTGAGCCGCCAGACATTGGAGCTGGATTACTATGGCGATTGTGTAAAGGAAGTGATTGAAAGATAA